From one Bacteroidales bacterium genomic stretch:
- a CDS encoding glucose-6-phosphate isomerase, translating to MKLNIEKVTDFVSKEKIYANKDQALGYVKALYEKTGKGSDFLGWVDLPSSIKDKDFAAIEDVASFYKKNAEIVVVIGIGGSYLGAKATLEALSDNFWQMKENESPKVVFAGQNISEDYLYELLDLLENKKYGIVVISKSGTTTEPAVAFRILKDHLESKIGKEKAKDYIVAITDEKRGALRTLAVQEGYRTFVIPDDVGGRYSVLTPVGLLPIAIAGFNIRELVQGAVDMQKATGPEVPFEENIAAIYAATRNELYKTGKTVEILAGYHPKLLYVTEWWKQLYGESEGKELKGIFPAGVTLTADLHSMGQYIQEGLRILFETVISVERTAHKLRIPNDPANLDTLNFLSGKRIDEVNKMAELGTMLAHVDGGVPNIRIEIPAINEYNLGKLFYFFEIACGISGYLLGVNPFDQPGVEAYKKNMFALLDKPGYEEESKKVKARL from the coding sequence ATGAAGCTGAATATCGAAAAAGTCACTGATTTCGTATCAAAAGAAAAAATATATGCCAATAAGGATCAGGCATTGGGATATGTAAAAGCCCTGTATGAAAAAACCGGCAAGGGAAGCGATTTCCTTGGATGGGTAGACCTCCCTTCCTCCATCAAAGATAAAGACTTTGCCGCCATTGAAGATGTAGCCTCTTTTTACAAGAAAAATGCCGAAATAGTAGTGGTGATAGGCATCGGTGGATCTTATCTCGGAGCTAAAGCAACATTGGAAGCTTTGTCCGATAATTTCTGGCAAATGAAAGAAAATGAAAGCCCGAAAGTTGTTTTTGCCGGACAAAACATCAGTGAGGACTATTTATATGAATTGCTGGATTTGTTGGAAAACAAGAAATATGGTATTGTTGTTATTTCAAAATCAGGTACCACCACTGAACCTGCCGTTGCTTTCCGCATACTGAAAGACCATCTGGAAAGTAAAATCGGTAAGGAAAAGGCCAAGGATTATATTGTTGCCATCACTGACGAGAAACGTGGCGCTCTGCGGACACTGGCTGTACAGGAAGGTTACCGTACTTTTGTGATTCCTGATGATGTGGGTGGCCGTTATTCGGTGCTTACCCCTGTCGGATTACTGCCTATTGCCATCGCAGGATTCAATATCAGGGAACTGGTGCAGGGAGCCGTGGATATGCAGAAAGCGACAGGCCCGGAAGTTCCTTTTGAAGAAAATATAGCGGCTATTTATGCGGCTACCCGCAACGAACTTTACAAAACCGGAAAGACCGTTGAGATACTGGCGGGATACCATCCTAAGTTACTCTATGTTACCGAATGGTGGAAACAACTATACGGGGAAAGCGAGGGCAAGGAACTTAAAGGCATCTTCCCTGCAGGAGTCACCCTGACAGCTGACCTCCATTCAATGGGTCAGTACATCCAGGAAGGATTGCGCATCCTCTTTGAAACGGTCATTTCTGTTGAACGCACAGCCCATAAATTACGCATCCCCAATGATCCGGCAAACCTTGACACCCTTAATTTCCTTTCCGGCAAACGGATCGATGAAGTGAATAAAATGGCTGAATTGGGAACCATGCTGGCACATGTTGACGGAGGTGTTCCCAATATCCGTATAGAAATACCGGCCATCAATGAATACAACTTAGGGAAACTTTTCTATTTCTTTGAAATTGCATGTGGTATCAGCGGTTACCTGCTTGGTGTCAATCCATTCGACCAACCTGGTGTGGAAGCATACAAAAAGAACATGTTTGCATTACTCGATAAACCCGGTTATGAAGAAGAAAGTAAAAAGGTAAAGGCCAGACTATAA
- a CDS encoding class I mannose-6-phosphate isomerase yields MSTEQSLYPLKFTPILKERIWGGDRLHTVLGKKTKTDHCGESWELSGVSGDISVVENGFLKNNNLQELIEIYMGDLVGDTIYDKFGIEFPVLIKFIDAQDDLSIQVHPDDQLAAERHNSYGKTEMWYVMEADKDSNLIVGFNQKMDKTTYLRALDEKKLKDIMNVEKVSKGDVFFIPAGRIHAICKDILVAEIQQTSDVTYRIYDWDRIDSDGKSRELHTELAVDAIDYSYHDHYKTQYRKKEQGTAELVKCPYFTTNIISISQSMEKDYQAIDSFVIYICTSGSCSIEYGPGKITDIRKGETILLPAVLKNIRLIPSEPTEILEVFID; encoded by the coding sequence ATGTCTACAGAACAATCTTTATATCCTTTAAAATTTACGCCCATATTAAAAGAACGTATTTGGGGAGGCGATCGCTTACATACTGTTTTAGGGAAAAAGACAAAGACGGATCATTGTGGGGAAAGCTGGGAATTATCCGGTGTATCAGGTGACATCTCGGTGGTTGAAAACGGATTCCTTAAAAATAATAATCTCCAGGAATTGATTGAAATTTATATGGGCGACCTGGTAGGAGATACCATTTATGATAAATTCGGCATCGAATTCCCTGTACTGATCAAATTCATTGATGCACAGGATGATCTTTCGATACAGGTACATCCGGATGACCAGTTAGCTGCTGAACGGCATAATTCGTACGGGAAAACCGAAATGTGGTATGTGATGGAAGCCGATAAGGACAGTAACCTGATTGTCGGCTTCAATCAGAAAATGGACAAAACTACCTATCTCAGAGCGCTGGACGAAAAAAAATTAAAAGACATCATGAATGTGGAAAAAGTATCCAAAGGTGATGTCTTCTTCATTCCTGCAGGCAGGATACATGCCATCTGCAAGGATATCCTGGTCGCCGAGATCCAGCAGACATCCGATGTTACCTATCGAATTTATGACTGGGACAGGATAGACTCGGACGGAAAATCACGTGAATTGCATACCGAACTGGCAGTTGATGCGATCGACTATTCTTACCATGATCATTATAAGACCCAATACCGGAAAAAAGAACAGGGAACTGCCGAATTGGTGAAATGTCCCTATTTTACCACGAACATAATCAGTATCAGTCAATCCATGGAAAAGGATTATCAGGCTATCGATTCGTTTGTTATCTATATCTGCACATCCGGAAGCTGTTCCATAGAATACGGACCGGGTAAAATAACGGATATCCGCAAAGGTGAAACCATATTATTACCTGCTGTGCTCAAAAACATCCGTTTGATTCCATCGGAACCAACGGAAATACTGGAAGTATTCATTGATTGA
- a CDS encoding dihydrofolate reductase: MISAIVAIDENNAIGYNNQLLTHLPNDLKYFKRTTLGHPVIMGRNTYESLPVKPLPGRKNIIISKSFSEAPGSIVVSSIEDALEQCDDSEECFITGGMQIYRQMMPYVQKLYITRIHHRFEADVYFPDIDPDIWQLQSSERHETDEKHPYAYSFEVYLRK; this comes from the coding sequence ATGATCTCTGCCATTGTCGCTATCGATGAAAATAATGCCATCGGATACAATAACCAGTTACTCACCCATCTCCCTAATGACCTGAAATATTTTAAACGCACTACGCTCGGGCATCCGGTAATCATGGGACGGAATACTTATGAATCTTTACCGGTAAAGCCTTTGCCCGGAAGAAAAAATATTATCATCAGCAAATCTTTCTCCGAAGCACCGGGCAGTATTGTGGTATCTTCTATAGAGGATGCACTGGAACAATGCGATGATAGCGAAGAATGCTTCATCACCGGTGGGATGCAAATATACCGGCAAATGATGCCCTATGTACAGAAGTTATATATAACACGCATACATCACCGGTTCGAGGCGGATGTATATTTCCCTGATATAGATCCGGATATCTGGCAGTTACAATCATCCGAACGTCACGAAACAGACGAAAAACATCCTTATGCCTATTCATTCGAAGTATATCTGAGAAAATAA
- the nagA gene encoding N-acetylglucosamine-6-phosphate deacetylase, translating into MTKTSINHIRIVTEDRTINNGSIIFEDGVITGISDNPEAHDIRNKIDGSGLTAIPGFIDTHCHGGNGADANDGTVGSIETLANFHLRHGVTGMYATLATDDFNKIIKGFEIIREYMHKNPEGNILGAHLEGPFLNIKYKGSQSEKYFIPFDEKYLPVINTYKDIIKRITLSPELEHHLQRISELTGMGIVVSGGHSDADYDLMLEAAALGMNSVTHLYNAMSQVHKEGPFRICGMTEAALTLDTLYAEIIADGYHVPVPLIQIAYRCKGADKLLICSDANGASGCKDGGVYHVYGHTFIVENGIALNEQRTSLAGSVTPLDAMFRNLITLAGIPLEDAVKMASTNPAKMMGIDQRKGSLKTGKDADINLLDNEYRLAKTFCKGKEVKY; encoded by the coding sequence ATGACAAAAACCAGCATCAACCATATCCGCATCGTTACCGAAGACCGGACCATCAACAACGGATCGATCATTTTTGAAGATGGTGTCATCACCGGGATCAGTGACAATCCGGAAGCACATGACATACGAAATAAGATTGACGGTAGCGGGCTGACAGCCATTCCCGGATTTATCGACACCCATTGCCACGGAGGTAATGGTGCAGATGCTAATGACGGTACAGTCGGATCGATAGAAACACTGGCTAATTTCCACCTGAGACATGGGGTCACCGGAATGTACGCGACATTGGCTACCGACGATTTCAATAAGATCATCAAAGGATTTGAGATCATCAGGGAATACATGCATAAAAATCCGGAAGGGAATATTCTGGGAGCACATCTTGAAGGCCCTTTCCTGAACATTAAGTATAAAGGAAGCCAGTCTGAGAAATATTTTATTCCTTTTGATGAAAAATACCTGCCTGTCATCAACACTTATAAGGATATCATAAAACGCATTACGCTCTCTCCCGAATTAGAACACCACCTGCAACGCATATCAGAACTTACCGGGATGGGAATAGTCGTATCCGGAGGACATAGCGATGCCGACTATGACCTGATGCTGGAAGCAGCTGCTCTTGGCATGAATAGTGTTACCCATCTGTACAATGCCATGTCGCAGGTACATAAGGAAGGGCCATTCAGGATTTGCGGAATGACAGAAGCCGCGCTTACGCTGGACACGCTTTATGCTGAAATTATTGCTGACGGCTATCATGTACCGGTTCCGCTGATCCAAATCGCTTATCGCTGTAAAGGAGCGGATAAACTATTGATATGTTCCGATGCCAATGGCGCGTCGGGATGCAAAGACGGAGGTGTTTACCATGTATATGGACACACTTTCATTGTCGAAAACGGAATTGCATTGAATGAGCAACGTACATCCCTGGCTGGATCTGTCACTCCGCTTGATGCCATGTTCCGGAACCTGATCACCCTGGCTGGTATCCCTTTGGAAGATGCTGTAAAAATGGCGTCAACAAATCCCGCCAAAATGATGGGGATCGACCAGAGAAAAGGTTCCCTGAAAACAGGAAAAGATGCGGACATTAACCTGTTAGACAATGAATACCGGCTTGCCAAAACTTTTTGTAAAGGAAAAGAAGTAAAATACTAA
- a CDS encoding von Willebrand factor type A domain-containing protein has translation MNAKTKWAFLWIILLFGFHLSAQTMTVTGRVTDKSGVLPGASIIVKSTRTGTVSDINGLYSIQAKKGDILVFSFVGYQTQEVIVIKSTHDVHMKEAEAQLDEVTIVAFGTQRKASVIGAVMQRSIPMQTEEYASFGENRFKNALDDPLSTFSIDVDAASYSNMRRFVNQGQMPPKDAIRTEELVNYFSYNDTKPNGKDPVHITTEIGECPWNTSHRLVRIGIKAKEIESEHLPASNFVFLIDVSGSMFGPTRLDLVKSSLKLLVNNLREKDRVAIVVYAGAAGEVLPSTPGSDKQKIRDALDGLTAGGSTAGGAGIQLAYKIAKKNLVKDGNNRIILCTDGDFNVGVSSNKDLENLIEEERKSGIFLTVLGYGMGNYKDSKMQTLAEKGNGNHAYIDNLQEANRVLVQEFGSTMHTVAKDVKLQIEFNPGKVQSYRLIGYESRLLNKEDFNDDTKDAGEIGAGHSIIAFYEVVPVGVQGPGSVDDLKYQSNTKNTKIKSQSSDLLTVKLRYKRPDEGKSHKMEVAVIDNGKNNVSDDFRFAAAVAMFGQLLRKSDFKGDGSYEKVITLAESGLGKDPKGYRREFVRIAETVKSLDND, from the coding sequence ATGAATGCAAAAACAAAGTGGGCCTTTTTATGGATAATATTATTATTCGGATTTCATCTAAGTGCCCAGACAATGACAGTCACAGGTCGGGTTACGGATAAAAGCGGCGTATTACCGGGGGCAAGTATCATCGTAAAAAGCACCCGGACTGGTACTGTGAGCGACATCAACGGATTGTACAGTATCCAGGCAAAAAAGGGAGATATACTGGTATTTTCTTTTGTCGGATATCAGACACAAGAAGTCATAGTCATAAAAAGCACGCATGATGTCCATATGAAAGAAGCAGAAGCACAGCTTGATGAAGTAACAATAGTAGCATTCGGCACACAAAGAAAAGCATCTGTAATAGGTGCGGTAATGCAACGTAGCATCCCCATGCAGACTGAAGAGTATGCTTCATTCGGGGAAAACAGGTTTAAAAATGCACTGGATGATCCGCTATCTACTTTCTCCATTGATGTGGATGCTGCATCATACAGCAATATGCGCCGTTTTGTCAATCAGGGGCAAATGCCTCCGAAAGACGCCATCCGCACTGAAGAACTGGTGAACTATTTCAGCTACAACGATACAAAACCCAATGGCAAAGATCCGGTACACATCACTACAGAGATCGGGGAATGTCCCTGGAACACTTCCCATCGTCTCGTCCGTATCGGAATCAAGGCTAAAGAAATTGAAAGCGAGCATCTTCCTGCCAGCAACTTTGTTTTTTTGATCGATGTATCCGGCTCCATGTTTGGTCCGACACGTCTCGATCTGGTAAAATCATCATTAAAATTACTGGTCAACAATCTGCGTGAAAAAGACCGAGTTGCTATCGTAGTGTATGCCGGCGCTGCAGGAGAAGTGCTGCCTTCGACACCAGGTTCCGACAAGCAGAAGATCCGTGATGCCCTGGACGGACTTACTGCCGGGGGGTCAACGGCCGGAGGAGCCGGGATACAACTGGCTTACAAGATTGCTAAAAAAAATCTGGTTAAAGACGGCAATAATCGTATCATTCTTTGCACAGACGGAGATTTCAATGTCGGAGTATCCAGCAACAAAGATCTGGAAAACTTGATCGAGGAAGAACGGAAGAGCGGTATCTTCCTGACAGTACTGGGTTACGGAATGGGTAATTATAAAGACAGCAAAATGCAGACCCTTGCTGAAAAAGGAAATGGCAACCATGCTTACATAGATAATCTCCAGGAAGCCAACAGGGTGCTGGTACAGGAATTCGGTTCCACCATGCATACTGTTGCCAAAGACGTAAAATTACAGATCGAGTTCAATCCGGGAAAGGTACAATCCTATCGTCTGATCGGATATGAAAGCCGCTTGCTGAACAAGGAAGATTTCAACGATGACACCAAAGATGCCGGAGAAATTGGTGCCGGACACAGTATCATTGCTTTTTATGAAGTGGTTCCGGTCGGAGTACAAGGACCAGGCAGTGTGGATGACTTGAAGTACCAGTCAAACACGAAAAATACGAAAATCAAAAGCCAATCATCGGACCTGCTCACCGTAAAATTACGTTATAAACGTCCTGATGAAGGGAAAAGCCATAAAATGGAAGTAGCGGTGATTGACAATGGAAAAAATAATGTCTCGGATGATTTCCGGTTTGCTGCAGCCGTGGCTATGTTCGGGCAACTGTTACGCAAATCTGATTTCAAAGGCGATGGAAGCTATGAAAAAGTGATCACCCTGGCCGAATCCGGATTGGGAAAGGATCCTAAAGGATACCGCCGTGAATTTGTAAGAATTGCGGAAACGGTAAAATCATTGGACAACGATTGA
- the dapF gene encoding diaminopimelate epimerase: MKFTKMQGSGNDYIYVDCSREQISRPEEFAVRYSDRHKGIGSDGLVLIMPSEICDFRMRMFNSDGSEAQMCGNASRCVGKYVYEHGMTGKTHLTLETLSGIKQLWLFPENGEITKVCVDMGEPVLRSTGIPVALPEEQIIATPVYFPSGSHLITCVSMGNPHTVIFENNIDYFPLRRIGSEIECYPIFPERTNVEFVKCISSTHLKMRVWERGAGETQACGTGACAALVAAVLNGKAERKATISLLGGDLEIEWRESDNHVYMTGDAITVFHGEIE; encoded by the coding sequence ATGAAATTCACAAAAATGCAAGGTTCAGGTAATGATTATATATATGTGGATTGTTCGCGGGAACAGATCAGCCGACCCGAGGAATTTGCCGTTCGCTACAGTGACAGGCATAAAGGAATAGGTTCTGACGGTCTGGTGCTGATTATGCCATCCGAGATTTGTGATTTTCGTATGCGCATGTTTAATTCCGACGGTTCGGAGGCTCAGATGTGCGGTAATGCTTCACGGTGTGTCGGAAAGTATGTTTACGAACATGGTATGACCGGAAAAACACATCTGACACTGGAAACCTTATCAGGGATAAAACAACTCTGGCTTTTTCCTGAAAACGGGGAAATAACAAAGGTTTGCGTAGATATGGGGGAACCTGTCCTGAGATCAACAGGAATACCGGTGGCATTACCGGAAGAACAAATAATCGCGACTCCGGTCTATTTTCCTTCGGGGTCACACCTGATCACTTGTGTTTCTATGGGAAATCCTCATACAGTGATCTTTGAAAACAATATCGATTATTTTCCATTGAGGAGGATAGGTTCTGAAATCGAGTGTTATCCTATTTTCCCTGAACGCACCAATGTCGAATTTGTGAAGTGTATCTCATCTACACACCTGAAAATGCGGGTCTGGGAACGTGGAGCCGGCGAAACCCAGGCATGTGGGACAGGTGCCTGTGCTGCACTTGTTGCCGCAGTACTTAATGGGAAAGCAGAACGAAAAGCGACGATCAGTTTATTAGGTGGAGACCTTGAGATAGAATGGCGTGAAAGCGATAACCATGTATATATGACCGGTGATGCCATTACTGTGTTTCATGGGGAAATAGAATAG
- a CDS encoding LL-diaminopimelate aminotransferase, whose protein sequence is MALINENYLKLAGNYLFAEIAKRVNVYQKSHPENKLVFLGIGDVTRPLAPAVIEAMQKATLEMADAATMHGYAPYEGYSFLIDAIIKNDFEARGVSIDPDEIFISDGAKSDTGNIGDILSTDNMVAVTDPVYPVYVDTNVMAGRAGEWEDAMWNGIEYLPCTAANKFVPEFPQRRVDVVYLCYPNNPTGTTLTKSELKKWVDYAVQNDVLLLFDAAYEAFITEKDVPHSIYEIEGAKKVAIEFRSFSKTAGFTGLRCGYTVVPKELKGYSDTGKTFSLNELWRRRQSTKFNGTAYIVQRAAEAVYSPEGKLQVRETIDYYMENAKIIRTGLEQCGMKVYGGINAPYIWLQVPDGKSSWDYFDFLLQKLEIVCTPGSGFGKSGEGYVRLTAFGKREDTVEAINRMKGKVHKVRMSESS, encoded by the coding sequence ATGGCCTTAATCAACGAAAATTACCTGAAGTTAGCCGGCAATTATCTATTTGCAGAGATTGCCAAAAGAGTGAATGTCTACCAAAAATCACATCCCGAAAACAAGCTGGTTTTTCTTGGTATCGGTGATGTTACGCGACCGCTGGCTCCGGCAGTTATTGAAGCCATGCAGAAAGCAACTCTTGAAATGGCCGATGCTGCAACTATGCATGGGTATGCTCCGTATGAGGGTTATTCATTCCTGATCGATGCCATTATAAAAAACGATTTTGAAGCCCGTGGGGTAAGTATTGATCCGGATGAAATCTTCATTAGTGATGGCGCTAAAAGTGATACGGGAAACATCGGGGATATATTGAGCACCGATAATATGGTGGCTGTGACCGACCCGGTATACCCGGTATATGTAGATACCAATGTGATGGCCGGGAGAGCCGGTGAATGGGAGGATGCTATGTGGAATGGTATTGAATATCTGCCATGTACGGCGGCGAACAAATTTGTCCCTGAATTTCCGCAAAGGCGTGTGGACGTAGTATATCTGTGTTATCCCAATAATCCTACCGGAACCACACTAACCAAAAGTGAACTGAAAAAATGGGTCGATTATGCCGTTCAAAATGATGTGTTGCTACTGTTCGATGCAGCTTATGAAGCGTTCATCACTGAAAAAGATGTTCCACACAGCATCTATGAAATTGAAGGAGCCAAAAAAGTAGCTATAGAATTCCGTAGTTTCTCAAAAACAGCTGGTTTTACCGGACTCCGGTGTGGATACACGGTGGTGCCGAAAGAGTTAAAAGGATATTCCGATACAGGAAAAACTTTTTCTTTGAATGAATTATGGCGCCGTCGCCAATCGACGAAATTCAACGGTACGGCTTATATTGTACAACGTGCGGCAGAAGCGGTTTATTCACCCGAGGGTAAACTACAGGTACGTGAGACCATCGATTACTATATGGAGAATGCAAAAATTATCCGGACAGGATTGGAGCAATGCGGAATGAAAGTATATGGCGGTATAAATGCCCCTTATATCTGGTTGCAGGTACCTGACGGAAAGTCATCGTGGGATTATTTTGATTTTCTGTTGCAAAAGCTGGAAATTGTATGTACTCCGGGTTCAGGTTTCGGGAAAAGCGGGGAAGGCTATGTAAGGCTCACTGCATTTGGAAAGCGGGAAGATACTGTTGAAGCAATAAATAGAATGAAAGGAAAGGTTCATAAAGTTAGAATGTCAGAAAGTTCATAA
- a CDS encoding P-II family nitrogen regulator, giving the protein MKKIEAIIRKSRFEDVKEALLKADIEWFSYYSVRGVGKTHQERIYRGVVYDTSYIERTMLVIVVRDINVEKTVSAILQTAQTGEIGDGRIFISTIDDSIRIRTGERGDISLYDAK; this is encoded by the coding sequence ATGAAAAAGATAGAAGCAATTATACGCAAAAGCCGGTTCGAGGATGTGAAAGAAGCTTTACTGAAAGCAGATATCGAATGGTTCTCTTATTATAGTGTACGTGGTGTAGGTAAGACACATCAGGAAAGGATTTATCGTGGTGTAGTGTACGATACCAGTTATATTGAACGTACCATGCTTGTTATAGTGGTACGTGACATAAATGTGGAAAAAACGGTTTCCGCAATTCTCCAAACGGCTCAGACCGGTGAAATCGGAGATGGAAGGATCTTTATTTCAACCATTGATGATTCCATCCGCATCCGTACCGGTGAACGTGGAGACATTTCACTATATGATGCCAAATAA